From Arcobacter arenosus:
TAATCTATTTTTATTTTCTATAGAAAGTTCAAGACTAATCTCTTTTTTATGTGCAGTTTTTGTTACATGGCTTTTAAATAGAACTTTTACGTTTTCAAGAAATCAGGCTTTTTCTAAAAGGAAAGAATATATCTTATATTTAATTATACAATCAATTGGAGCTTTCTTAAACTATGGAATTTTTATGATGTTAATCTATCTTAATGGTTTTTTTGAAAAATATTTAATTGTAAGTTTGGGAATTTCTGCATTAGTGGCAATGTTTTTTAATTTTTTTATGTTAAGAAGATTTGTTTTTAAAACTTGCGAATATTGAAGAACCAAATTTAAATGATATTAATCTTAATAAGTACTTCTCAAATCTAAATATTTGAAAAAGTATAAAGTTTACAATTTTATTGGGTGTTTTATAGCCAAGTGAATTTTCTTTGGGATATATTTTATCTATAAATCTTGCTATAACAATGGCAGGAAACAAAAGTGTGTTAAAGTATGTTTTTTCATATATTTCAAATTTATTTTTAACTAGAGATTCAATCTTACTTAGGGTATATCTTCTTTTATGGTGTAAAAATTTATCATGAGTACTATATAGCCAAGTATATGCAGGAACAGTGATTATTAAGATTCCATCTTTAGTTAGCATTTTTTTTATCTGCTCTAAAGCTACAATATCATTTTCAATATGTTCTAAAACATCAAACATACAAATTAAATCAAACTTATTTTCAAACGGGTTTTCTATTGGAAAAGAGGCTTTTTTTATTTGAATATTATGTTTTGAAGAAATTTCAATAGCATAATCATCCATCTCTATTGCATAAACTTTGCCATATTTTTTTAGCATAGGAATATTACCACCCGTACCACAACCAATTTCAAGAATAGTTGAATCTTTTTTAATATTGAGTTTATTAAGTTTTTCTCTTATAATCTCTCTTCTTGCTTTAAACCACCAATGATTTTTTTCTTGATTTTGAATATCTTTATATGCAAATGATTCCATTTATTTCCTACTTTTAGCTCTTTTTAGTAAGTTTTTACACTCAGGATATTCTTTTTTATATGAAAAAAGTACAGCTTCTGTTGATTCAAATTTTGTTCTTTTTATTAATTTAAAATCTGGATTATCTTTAACATCAAAAAGATTTAATATATCATCCTGACTTTTAAATGTAGGAGAATAATATGAATATATTAGCCAAAAACATTTTGGTAAATTTTCTGACTTTTTTTGGTCTTCAAATGTAAAATCATCAATAATTTTTAAATTTAACCCCAACATATCTGAATATACTTGAAAATGATTTATATTATGTCCATTATGCCCATTTTCTTTTATAAGTTCATAAATTGGAACTTTATTAAATTTATTTATGTAAAAGAGTACTTCTCTAAATTGGGGTTTTATTATTTTTGTTTTTGAAAATACATATAGTTGGTTAAAAATAAAAAATAAAAAAACTATACTAAATAAAAGTTTAATAGTAGAATTAGTCTTAGAAAGACCATAAAAACTAATAATATAAATCGGTAATATTAATATTACAGAGTACCTCAAATTTACTAATGGAGTAAAACTTAAGCTTATAAAATAAGGTAAAAAAATTCCTAAAACTATCCAAAAAAGAAGAAATGAAAGTTGAAGCTTTTGTTCTTTTTTTAAATCATTAAAAGTTATAAAATAAATAGTAAATAAAAACCCTATTATTATAAAGCTGAGTATATTAATTTTGAAATAATATACCATATAATTAAAAAAATAAAATATTGAAGGTGAATCAATCCACCAAAATTTATCTCCTTTTGTGGCAAGAAAAATGTATTTTATAAGAGGTAAGGATATAATTATTAAAAAAATAATTGTTTTTATCGTATCTTTTAAGAGTTTTTTTCTATTTGTTTCAAAATATATTAAATAGAAAATCAGAAAAATTAGTTGTGAAGCTAAAAAAATAAAACTATAATAATGTGTATATATCCATAAAGATGAACTTATCCAGTAAAATATTAAATTTTTAAAATCTTTTTTTATAAGGTATTTATAGAAAAATAAAAATGACAATATCGAAAAAAGCATATAAAGTTGATAATATCTTACTTCTTGAGAAAGCAAAATTAAAAAAATATTTGTAGAGATTAAAAGGGAAATAAAAAGGGACTCTTTTTTATTCAAAAATTCTTTAGATAAATAATATGAACTTATTATTACAAATAATCCAATTAGTGAGGAAAAAGATCTTCCTGAAAATTCATTTAAGCCAAATATTTTATACCAAAACCATAATAAAGCTTGATAAAGTGGCGGGTGCACATCTTCTAAAGTTAGAGTTAACATTTGGCTAAAACTATTTTTAGGGTGACTAAAGGCTACACTAAAAAGTTCATCTAGCCAATAACTGCCTATTGTAATATTTGACAAACGAAGAAAAAGTCCCAAAAGAGTTATAAGTAGTAATATTAGTAAAAATTTATTTTTTACAAAAAAAACATACAATATTATAGCTCCGATTCAATAATATAAACTGGACGATTTTTAGATTCTAAATAGATTCTTCCAATATATTCGCCTAATACTCCAATACCAATTAATTGAATACCTCCTAAAAATAAAATAACTACAATTAATGATGCATAACCTGGTACGTCAATTCCAAAAATCAAAGTTCGTGTAATTATAAATAAACCATAACTTAAAGAAAGAAAAGAAATAAAAAAACCTATATATGTCCAAACTCTTAGAGGTACTGTACTAAAACTAGTTATTGCTTCAAGTGCTAGGTTCCATAGTTTCCAAACATTAAAAGTACTTTTCCCAGCATGTCTACTTTCTCTCTTGTATTCAATGGTAGTCGTCTTAAACCCAACCCATGAAAAAATGCCTTTCATAAACCTTTGGTTTTCAGGAAGTAGTTTAATTGCATTTAAAACCTCTCTAGAAATAAGTCTATAATCTCCTACATCTTCAGGTACATTTATGTCTGAAATTTTATTATGAAATTTATAAAATAGTTTTGCACTTAAAGATTTGAAGATAGTATCACTGCTTCTATCAATTCTTTTTGCTAAAACTACACTATAACCTTCTTCCCATTTTTGAATAAATTTTGTAATTAGATATGGTGGATCTTGGAAATCTACATCTATTGGAATAATGGCTTCACCTAAAGCTTTATCTAAACCTGCTGTAAGTGCTGCTTCTTTACCAAAATTTCTTGATAAGTTTATAATTCTAATTGAAGAGTTTTCTAATTTTAGTTTCTTTAAAATATTTAAACTTTCATCTGAACTTCCATCGTTTATAAAAAGTATTTCATAAGATTTATTGGTTTCAATAAGTACTTTTTTTAAAGATTTATAGAATTGTTCCAAATTTTTTCCTTCATTATAACAAGGACAAATTACAGAAATCATTGGTATTTCATTATTCAAAGTATTCCTTCTTTCAACTTCTCAACACAAAGTCCCATTGCAGTACTTTCATATCCTTTCACCCTTTTAATATAGGGCTTACAAAAACCTTCCACCATAATAGCTCCTGCTTTTCCAAAACATTCGCCAGATTTGATATATTCTTCTATATGATTTTTATCAAATTTTTCAAAAATATAAGTTGTAATTGAAATATCAATAATCTCTTTTTTTTGTGACTTAAAAATCATACAAGTAATAACAGAGGTTTCACTTCCACTTTGAAGTTCAAGCATTCTTCTTGCATCGTTTTCATC
This genomic window contains:
- a CDS encoding GtrA family protein encodes the protein MKQIIKFGIIGTIGFCVDASVLVIGVNLFLFSIESSRLISFLCAVFVTWLLNRTFTFSRNQAFSKRKEYILYLIIQSIGAFLNYGIFMMLIYLNGFFEKYLIVSLGISALVAMFFNFFMLRRFVFKTCEY
- the maf gene encoding septum formation inhibitor Maf, whose translation is MIRLGSNSPTRALILKTHNIDFIQNGGDFDEDTIKTTNPKSFVYEATLGKYKELFSKYGCEDMPLLVADSVVTSQGELLRKAKDENDARRMLELQSGSETSVITCMIFKSQKKEIIDISITTYIFEKFDKNHIEEYIKSGECFGKAGAIMVEGFCKPYIKRVKGYESTAMGLCVEKLKEGIL
- a CDS encoding glycosyltransferase family 2 protein, encoding MNNEIPMISVICPCYNEGKNLEQFYKSLKKVLIETNKSYEILFINDGSSDESLNILKKLKLENSSIRIINLSRNFGKEAALTAGLDKALGEAIIPIDVDFQDPPYLITKFIQKWEEGYSVVLAKRIDRSSDTIFKSLSAKLFYKFHNKISDINVPEDVGDYRLISREVLNAIKLLPENQRFMKGIFSWVGFKTTTIEYKRESRHAGKSTFNVWKLWNLALEAITSFSTVPLRVWTYIGFFISFLSLSYGLFIITRTLIFGIDVPGYASLIVVILFLGGIQLIGIGVLGEYIGRIYLESKNRPVYIIESEL
- a CDS encoding class I SAM-dependent methyltransferase yields the protein MESFAYKDIQNQEKNHWWFKARREIIREKLNKLNIKKDSTILEIGCGTGGNIPMLKKYGKVYAIEMDDYAIEISSKHNIQIKKASFPIENPFENKFDLICMFDVLEHIENDIVALEQIKKMLTKDGILIITVPAYTWLYSTHDKFLHHKRRYTLSKIESLVKNKFEIYEKTYFNTLLFPAIVIARFIDKIYPKENSLGYKTPNKIVNFILFQIFRFEKYLLRLISFKFGSSIFASFKNKSS